In Phacochoerus africanus isolate WHEZ1 chromosome 2, ROS_Pafr_v1, whole genome shotgun sequence, one DNA window encodes the following:
- the PTGR3 gene encoding prostaglandin reductase 3 isoform X2: MAPGSFAEYTVVPARMAIPVPSVKPEYLTLLVSGTTAYISLKELGGLSEGRKVLVTAAAGGTGQFAVQLAKKAKCHVIGTCSSDEKAAFLKSLGCDRPINYNAEQVGAILQQEYPRGVDVVYESVGGAMFDVAVKALAIKGRLIVIGFVSGYQTPTGLSPVKAETLPATLLKKSASIQGFFLNHYLPEYQAAMDHLLKMYAGGELVCEVDLGHLSAEGRFIGLESVFRAVDYMYTRKNTGKIVVELPHSVNSKL; this comes from the coding sequence ATGGCACCTGGCTCTTTCGCCGAGTACACGGTGGTGCCTGCCAGGATGGCCATTCCAGTGCCGTCTGTGAAACCTGAGTATCTCACCCTCCTGGTAAGTGGTACCACTGCCTACATCAGCCTGAAAGAGCTGGGAGGACTGTCAGAAGGGAGAAAAGTTCTGGTGACGGCAGCAGCTGGGGGGACTGGCCAGTTTGCCGTCCAGCTGGCAAAGAAGGCCAAGTGCCACGTGATCGGAACTTGCTCTTCGGATGAAAAGGCTGCTTTTCTGAAATCCCTTGGCTGTGATCGTCCCATCAACTATAATGCCGAGCAGGTGGGCGCCATCCTCCAGCAGGAGTACCCCCGAGGTGTGGATGTGGTGTACGAATCCGTCGGGGGAGCCATGTTTGATGTGGCTGTAAAGGCTCTGGCTATCAAAGGGCGCTTGATAGTGATCGGCTTCGTCTCCGGCTACCAGACTCCTACCGGCCTTTCACCTGTGAAAGCGGAAACGTTGCCAGCCACATTGCTGAAGAAATCTGCCAGCATCCAGGGCTTCTTCTTGAACCATTACCTTCCTGAGTATCAAGCCGCCATGGACCACTTGCTTAAGATGTACGCGGGTGGAGAGCTGGTTTGTGAGGTTGATCTCGGACACCTGTCTGCAGAGGGCAGGTTTATAGGCCTGGAGTCTGTATTCCGGGCTGTCGATTACATGTACACAagaaaaaacactggaaaaattGTAGTCGAATTACCTCACTCTGTCAACAGTaagctgtaa
- the PTGR3 gene encoding prostaglandin reductase 3 isoform X1 codes for MMRLALAGARAIVDMSYARHFLDFQGSAIPRAMQKLVVTRLSPNFREAVTLRRDCPVPLPGDGDLLVRNRFVGINASDINYSAGRYDPSVKIPFDVGFEGVGEVVALGLSASAKYSVGQAVAYMAPGSFAEYTVVPARMAIPVPSVKPEYLTLLVSGTTAYISLKELGGLSEGRKVLVTAAAGGTGQFAVQLAKKAKCHVIGTCSSDEKAAFLKSLGCDRPINYNAEQVGAILQQEYPRGVDVVYESVGGAMFDVAVKALAIKGRLIVIGFVSGYQTPTGLSPVKAETLPATLLKKSASIQGFFLNHYLPEYQAAMDHLLKMYAGGELVCEVDLGHLSAEGRFIGLESVFRAVDYMYTRKNTGKIVVELPHSVNSKL; via the exons ATGATGCGGCTAGCGCTCGCCGGGGCCAGAGCCATCGTGGACATGTCCTACGCCCGCCACTTCCTGGACTTCCAGGGTTCGGCCATCCCACGCGCCATGCAGAAGCTAGTGGTGACCCGGCTGAGCCCCAACTTCCGCGAGGCCGTCACCTTGCGCCGCGACTGCCCGGTGCCACTCCCCGGGGACGGAGACCTCCTCGTCCGGAACCG atttGTTGGTATTAATGCATCTGACATCAACTATTCAGCTGGCCGATATGACCCTTCAGTCAAGATCCCCTTTGACGTGGGTTTCGAAGGTGTTGGAGAGGTGGTGGCCTTAGGCCTCTCCGCCAGCGCCAAATACTCAGTTGGCCAAGCTGTGGCTTACATGGCACCTGGCTCTTTCGCCGAGTACACGGTGGTGCCTGCCAGGATGGCCATTCCAGTGCCGTCTGTGAAACCTGAGTATCTCACCCTCCTGGTAAGTGGTACCACTGCCTACATCAGCCTGAAAGAGCTGGGAGGACTGTCAGAAGGGAGAAAAGTTCTGGTGACGGCAGCAGCTGGGGGGACTGGCCAGTTTGCCGTCCAGCTGGCAAAGAAGGCCAAGTGCCACGTGATCGGAACTTGCTCTTCGGATGAAAAGGCTGCTTTTCTGAAATCCCTTGGCTGTGATCGTCCCATCAACTATAATGCCGAGCAGGTGGGCGCCATCCTCCAGCAGGAGTACCCCCGAGGTGTGGATGTGGTGTACGAATCCGTCGGGGGAGCCATGTTTGATGTGGCTGTAAAGGCTCTGGCTATCAAAGGGCGCTTGATAGTGATCGGCTTCGTCTCCGGCTACCAGACTCCTACCGGCCTTTCACCTGTGAAAGCGGAAACGTTGCCAGCCACATTGCTGAAGAAATCTGCCAGCATCCAGGGCTTCTTCTTGAACCATTACCTTCCTGAGTATCAAGCCGCCATGGACCACTTGCTTAAGATGTACGCGGGTGGAGAGCTGGTTTGTGAGGTTGATCTCGGACACCTGTCTGCAGAGGGCAGGTTTATAGGCCTGGAGTCTGTATTCCGGGCTGTCGATTACATGTACACAagaaaaaacactggaaaaattGTAGTCGAATTACCTCACTCTGTCAACAGTaagctgtaa